The segment GGCTGTTGCGCTGCCCCGGGTACATCGTGCGCGCGAGCTTCAGCGTGTCGAGGACCGTCGCATGGTCGTCGATGGTGCCGTACTGCGGACCCAGGCGCGCCAGTTCGGCGTTAATGAAGCCCACGTCGAACGCCGCGTTGTGGATGATGAGCTCGGCACCCTTGATGTACGCCAGGAACTCGTCGACCTTGTCGCGGAAGTACGGCTTGTCGAGCAGGAAGACGTCCTGGATGCCGGTGACTTCACGCGCACCCTCGTCAATCGCGCGCTCGGGATTGAGGTACGTATGAAAGTGGTTGCCACTGGGGCGACGGCCGACCAGCTCCACCGCGCCGATTTCGATCAGGCGGTGGCCGAGGTGCGCCTCAAGGCCGGTGGTTTCGGTATCGAGGACAATCTGCCTCACGCGACGCTCCCCTTTGCCTTGTAGATGATGGCCTGGTCGCGGGCAGCGACGTCGACGCGCTCATTCTCTTCGTGGCCGGCATGGCCCTTGACCCATTCCCAGGTCACGGTATGCGGCTGCGTGGCGGCATCGAGGCGCACCCACAGGTCCTGGTTTTTCACGGGCTTCTTGTCGGAGGTGAGCCAGCCATTGCGGCGCCACTTCGGCACCCATTCCTGCAAGCCCTGCATGACGTACTTCGAGTCCGTCATCAGGTGCACCTTGCACGGCCGGGTAAGGGCCTCCAGCGCGGAGATCGCGCCCATCAGTTCCATGCGGTTGTTCGTGGTATCCGGCTCGCCGCCGGAGAGCATCTTTTCGATGCCCTTGGTCCGCAGCAGGGCGGCCCAGCCACCGGGGCCGGGATTGCCGAGGCAGGCGCCATCGGTAAAGGCTTCAACAAGATCAGTCATGCCACTCTTCAGGGAATAGGTTCACGGGCGTGGCGCCGTGCGCCGGAGGCGAACGTGCCGGGCACCGGGGTGGGCACCACCGCGGCGCGGGGGCGCAAGGGTACAGCCGCGGGGCGCTTTTTGCGCGCCACCAGCAGATAGCCGCCGCCAATGAGCGACTCGCCCACCGCCGCGCCACCCGCGCGGGGCCAGGCGCTGCCCAGCCGGCGCGGCATGGAAAGCTCGAAGTCGTCGCGCACGAGGCGCTGGCTCCACCACCACGGCCAGGTGAGGCGAGGACGGGCCCGCCCGCTCTGCCGGGCCACCCAGGGCGACCACAGCCCAAGCGGGTGGATACCGGTGATGGCGATCATCCCACCCGGCTCCAGGACGCGAATCGCTTCGTCGAGGAGATTGTCCTGGCGGGCGGTGGTTTCCAGGGCGTGCCGCAGCAGGACCACCCCAAACGCCTCATCCATGAACGGGAGCGGCTCCAGGCCGCTTGCCACGACATCACCCGCCAGGTGCGCCCCGGCCACCCGCACGCTGGCCCAGTGGCCCAGCAGGGGGATAGCCGGCGGCTCGGCGCCCGTGGCAGCCGTCAGGTGCAGGCCGTGGTCGCCGGTGCAACGCTGGAGCAACGGGGTCAGCACGCGGTTCTCTTCCGCAAGCAGCTTGCGCACGTGGGGCGTCGCATAGATGTCGGAGACGAGAGTGGGCATGTGTGACGAGTGTAGTGAGGTTGAACAGCCGCCGCACGGGTTAACAACTCGCTAACGAGCAGGAAATACCCGGCTGATATAGTCCGGCCGCCCCTACCCGCCAGGCCTGGCGGGACGACGGCCACATCCTGGGTGTTCGCGCCCTATCGACGTAGCGGAGTTCGCCCGATGCAATGGGTTCCCGTCGCGGCTTTGAGCGACAACTACATCTGGCTGGTCGCCGATGACGAAGGCAACGCTTTCGTCGTAGATCCCGGTGAAGCCGCCCCCGTGGAAGCCGCGCTTAAAGCGCGGGGATGGACGCTGCGCGCGATCCTGCTCACCCACCATCACAACGACCACATCGGCGGCGTGTTCGACCTCGTGCGTGATCACGATATCGAGGTGTTCGCGCCGCTGGATCCGCGCATCCACTACAAGACGCAGATCGTGGGCGATGGCGACATAGTGCAGCTGGACGCGCCACGCGCCACCTTCCAGGTGCTCGAAGTACCGGGCCACACGACCTCGCACATCGCCTACGCCGGCGAAGGTTTCCTGTTCTGCGGCGACACCCTGTTCAGTGTCGGCTGCGGCCGCCTGTTCGAGGGTACGCCGGAGCAGATGCTGGCCTCGCTGGACAAGTTTGCCCACCTGCCGCCGGAGACCCTGGTCTGCTGCGCGCATGAATACACCGCGGCCAATATCCGCTTCGCGCTCAGCGTGGATCCGGACAATGGCCCGCTGCGCCGCCGTCGGGACGAGGTGGCGCGCCTGCGCGAGGAGGGCCGCCCCAGCGTGCCCAGCCGCCTCGCCGATGAGCTCGCCACCAACCCCTTCCTGCGCGTGGACAGCGAGGCGATCGCCCGCTGGTCCGAGGCCCATGGCAAGGAACACGCCACGCGGGCCGAGCGCTTCGCCGCGCTGCGCCGGGCCAAGGACACCTTCACCGCATGAATGTATTGATACGCCGGCTGCTGCCGACCCTCATTCCGTTGGCGCTTACCGCCTGCGCCGGCAGCACGCCCCGCCCGGTGGCCGCCGTCGCCCCCGTCGCAGCGGCGCCGGTGGATACCGTGCAGGATGTCTCGCCTTCGCCGAAGCTGGCACGCCCTGCTCCGCCGGCGGATTTCTGGGCCGACATGCGTGACAGCTTCAGCATGCCGGGCTGCGAGGCCGATCCGCAGGTGCTGGCCTGGGCACGCACCTACACGAAGATGCCGAACCGCTTCGAGCAGCAGGTGAACGAAGTGCTCCCGCTCATCGTGTACGCGCACAAGTCCGCGATGAAGCACAGCGTGGCCGGCGAATTCGCCTTGCTGCCCTGGGTGGAAAGCCAGTATCGCCACGTACCGGGCGCGAAGAATCGCCCCGCCGGCATGTGGCAGATCATGCCGCAGACCGCCCATACGCTGGGCCTGCGCGTTGAGAAGAATTACGACGAACGCCTCGACATCACCAAGTCCACCGAGTCGGTGATGACGATGATGCGCCGTTACTACGACGACCTGGGCGACTGGCGCCTCGTCGACGTGGCATACAACGCGGGCGAGTTCGGCCTCAAGAAGACGATCGACAAACACGGTGGCCCGTCAGCCGATGACGGCCTGCCGGATGTCCCGATGAAGGCAAACACCAGGGAACATTTGGTGAAGCTCATGGCGATGGCGTGCATCGTGCGCGACCCGGCCCGCTTCAACGTGCAGCTGCCTAGGCAGGATCGCGAAGAAGCCCTGCAGGTAGTGAAGGTGGACAACCCGCAGTCGCTCGCCCAGGCAGCAAAGCAGTCGGGCCTGTCGATGAACGACCTGCGCGATTTCAATCCCGCCTACCGCACCACCAAGGGCACGGTCACGTCGTCGCTGCTGCTGCCGAAGACCGCTGCCGATCAGTACAAGCTCGGCCCCGTGGATCCGGTTGCGGACGTGCCCGCCGACAACGACGACAGCGACGCCGCGGATGTCGCCGAGGCGAAGTCGACCAGGGCCTCGAAAACGTCGAAGGCTGGAAAGGCCACGAAGACCTCGCGCAGCGTCGCCAAGGCGACGGCGAAGCCGGCGTCGAAGGGCGATGCAAAGTACATCGTCTACAAGGTCAACAACGGCGAATCGCTGTGGTCGATCGCGCGCCGCCACCAGGTGAGCGTCGAGCAGCTGATGAAGTGGAACGACCTGGATACGGCGTCGGTGAAACCCGGCCAGGTACTCAAGCTCACCGCGTCGCGCTAATCGCGCTAACTCCCGCAGGAGCGCACAGCGTGCGCTTCCGCGGGAGAGTTACGCCGGTCAGTTCTGCACGACATCCCACTGCACGTCGGCGCTGACATCGGCGTCGTAATCCACGCCCGCCACTTCAAAGCCGAAGAGCTTGATGAACTCGTGCTTGTAGCCGGCGTAGTCCGTGTCGTCCCACAGGTTGGCGGTGGTCACCACGTCCCACAGGGCCTTGCACTCGCTCTGCACGTCGTCGCGCAGTTCCCAGTCATCCAGGCGCACGCGGCCCTTGTCGTCGGTGGCGGCCGGCTGGCCGTCAGCGCGATAGAGGCGATCGTGGAACAGGCGGTTGATCTGCTCGATGCAACCCTCGTGGATGCCCTTGGCCTTCATGATCTTGAAGACCATCGACACGTAGAGCGGGATCACGGGAATGGCCGAGCTGGCCTGCGTGACCACGGACTTCAGCACGCCTACGTACGAGCGCAGGTGGAGGCCGGCATGGCGCTTGGCCAGCTCGTGGGCCGTGCTCTCCAGATGCTCCTTGGCCAGGCCGAGCGTGCCGTGGCGATACATCGGCCACGTGAGCTCCGTGCCGATGTAGCTGTAAGCGACGGTGGTGGCGTGGTCCGAAAGGACGCCCGCCTCCGCCAGCGCGTCGATCCACAGCGCCCAGTCCTCGCCACCCATGACGGTGACCGTGTCCTTCTTTTCCTGCTCGGTGGCCGGCTCCACCGTCGCCTGCACCACTTCGTTCTTGTTGGTGTCGACCGAGGACGCCGTGAAAGGCGAACCGACCGTCTTCAGCGCCGAGCGCACGACGGTGCCCGGCTCGCCCATCGCCGTGCCTTCCGGCAACTTGCGCACCGGCGAAGCGAGCGAGTAGACGACGAGATCGACCTTGCCGCCCATCTCGTTCTTGATGATCTCAATTACCTTCGCGCGGGTTTCGTTGGCAAACGCATCGGCGTTGATCGACTTCGAGAACAGGCCGGCTTCGCGAGCGAGCTTGTCGAAGGCGGCCGCGTTGTACCAGCCGGCGGTGCCGGTCTTGGCATCGCTCGACGGCTTTTCAAAGAACACGCCCAGGGTGTCGGCGCCCTGGCCGAACGCCGCCGTGATCCGCGAGGCGAGGCCATAGCCGGTGGATGAGCCAATGACCAGCACCTTCTTCGGGCCTGGCGCAAACGTGCCGCTGGCCCTGGTGATGGCAATCTGCTCTTCGACGTTCTTCGCGCAGCCGACCGGGTGGGCGGTGGTGCAGATGAAGCCACGAACCTTGGGTTGAATGATCACGGGTTGTCCTTTGACGCGGTAAGACCGCCATTCTAAATCGGGACGCGGTCCATGCGCTGCCGCATGTTGCCAGGCAAAAAAAAGACCCTGCCGAAGCAGGGTCTCTCATGGCAAGCCGGGTGGGCCGGCTTACATGCGGTCGTTGGCCACCGTGATCTTCGCCTTGGCGCGCAGGGCGTTCACGTATTCCATGGTCACCGCGCGAGCCATCGCGTCCATCATCTGGCCGCGAAGACCGTCACGGGTGGCCTTGTCGACCTTGGCCGGGTCGCCGTCGGTGACCTTGTCCACCGAGACCACGGCATAGTTGCCGTTGTCGATGCGCACGGCCGACCAGGCGGCCTTGCCCGGGGTCGGGCGCGGCAGGGAGAAGGCTTCGCGCAGGACGGCCGGCGGCACGTCCTTGGCATCGCCCAGCTTGTTGCGGGTGAGGCCGGCAGCCGTCTGGACCGGCGCCTTGGCGAGCGCGGCCACGTCGCCACCCTTGGCCAGCTGCGCGATCAGGTCATCCGCCTGCTTCTTGGCCAGCGCGTCGACGCGCTGGTCCAGGATGCGCTGGCGAACGGCATCCTTCACCGCGGCGAGCGGTTGCGCCGCCGCCGCGTTGTGCTTCGCCAGGTGGAGGACGATGGCATCGCCCTGCCCGACCTGCACCAGCGACGAATTGTTGCCCTGGGTAACGACGTCGTCACCGAAGGCGGCCTGGATGAACTTGGGATCGGAGGGGATGCCCTCGCCACCGTTGCGACCGAACAGCGGGCTGGTCTTGATCTCGAGGCCCAGCTCCTTCGCCGCCGCATCGAGCGAACCCGGGTTGCGCTCGGCCAGGTCGGCCAGCTGACCGGCCTTCTCGTTGTAGAGACGCTCGCCTTCGGCCTTGGCCCAGTCACCGGCCAGCTGGCCGCGCACTTCGGCGAACGGCTTGGCGTCACCCTCGCGGGCATCGCGCAGCCAGATGATGTGGTAGCCCTCGTCCGGCGAGAGGATCGGCTCCTTGCTGACGTCACCCTTCTTCAGGGCAAACAGCGCCGCATCGAAGGCCGGGGTGGTCACACCCTTTTCCAGCCAGCCCAGGTCACCGCCCGAACGCTTCGAACCCAGATCGTCCGAGTTGTCGGCGGCGAGCTTGGCGAAGTTTTCCGGCGTCGCTTCGGCGGCCAGCTTCTTCGCCTTCTCAAGCGCAGCCTTCTGCTGGTCCGGCGTGGCGTTCTTCGGGACGTTGACCAGGATGTGCGAGGCCAGGCGCTGCTCTGGCTGCGCATAGCGCTGCTTGAACTTGTCGTAGTACTGGTGGAGCTGCTCGTCCGTGGGTTCGCCGACCTTCAGCTCGGACTGCTTCACTTCGAGGTACTGCACCGACACCTGTTCCGGCGTGGTGTAGTCGGCCACGTGGGCCTGGTAGAACGCGTCGATCTCGCTGTCGGCCACGTTCGCGTCAGTGAGCGACGGACGCGGCAGGTCCACGAAGCGCAGGTCGCGCTGCTGGCCGTGCAGGCGGAAGAAGTTGTCGACGTCGGCGTCGCTCACCAGCGTGGTGGCGGAAATCGCCTCCGGCAGCATCTGGGTCGCGAGGCCCGAACGCACCTTCGCTTCGTACATCGCCGGCGTCATGCCCTGCGAGGCGAGCACCGCACGGTACGTACCCGGGTCAAAGCGGCCGTCCACCTGGAAGCCCTGGTCGCCACCGATGGTGTCGCGCACGGCCATGTCGGACACGGCCAGGCCGAGGTCCGTGTTGGCTTTCTGCAGGAGCACCTGGTTGATCATGCCATCCAGGATCTGCTG is part of the Luteibacter pinisoli genome and harbors:
- a CDS encoding transglycosylase SLT domain-containing protein, with the protein product MNVLIRRLLPTLIPLALTACAGSTPRPVAAVAPVAAAPVDTVQDVSPSPKLARPAPPADFWADMRDSFSMPGCEADPQVLAWARTYTKMPNRFEQQVNEVLPLIVYAHKSAMKHSVAGEFALLPWVESQYRHVPGAKNRPAGMWQIMPQTAHTLGLRVEKNYDERLDITKSTESVMTMMRRYYDDLGDWRLVDVAYNAGEFGLKKTIDKHGGPSADDGLPDVPMKANTREHLVKLMAMACIVRDPARFNVQLPRQDREEALQVVKVDNPQSLAQAAKQSGLSMNDLRDFNPAYRTTKGTVTSSLLLPKTAADQYKLGPVDPVADVPADNDDSDAADVAEAKSTRASKTSKAGKATKTSRSVAKATAKPASKGDAKYIVYKVNNGESLWSIARRHQVSVEQLMKWNDLDTASVKPGQVLKLTASR
- the dnaQ gene encoding DNA polymerase III subunit epsilon, translating into MRQIVLDTETTGLEAHLGHRLIEIGAVELVGRRPSGNHFHTYLNPERAIDEGAREVTGIQDVFLLDKPYFRDKVDEFLAYIKGAELIIHNAAFDVGFINAELARLGPQYGTIDDHATVLDTLKLARTMYPGQRNSLDALCKRLGVDNRHRDLHGGLLDAQLLADVYIAMTSGQVGLDFAFDAATENSAVNALGDIVISRRPIVLHATEEELAMHAKRLDGLDKAAGGQSIWRKLDAEQAETVH
- the gloB gene encoding hydroxyacylglutathione hydrolase, producing the protein MQWVPVAALSDNYIWLVADDEGNAFVVDPGEAAPVEAALKARGWTLRAILLTHHHNDHIGGVFDLVRDHDIEVFAPLDPRIHYKTQIVGDGDIVQLDAPRATFQVLEVPGHTTSHIAYAGEGFLFCGDTLFSVGCGRLFEGTPEQMLASLDKFAHLPPETLVCCAHEYTAANIRFALSVDPDNGPLRRRRDEVARLREEGRPSVPSRLADELATNPFLRVDSEAIARWSEAHGKEHATRAERFAALRRAKDTFTA
- a CDS encoding SurA N-terminal domain-containing protein, whose amino-acid sequence is MLQALRNKIHGWPAAVVLGVSVFAVAFFGIESYFVSRVDTFVAKVDDHEISQQDWQSRMTELRQQIAATPNSPYTVADLEKPELKQQILDGMINQVLLQKANTDLGLAVSDMAVRDTIGGDQGFQVDGRFDPGTYRAVLASQGMTPAMYEAKVRSGLATQMLPEAISATTLVSDADVDNFFRLHGQQRDLRFVDLPRPSLTDANVADSEIDAFYQAHVADYTTPEQVSVQYLEVKQSELKVGEPTDEQLHQYYDKFKQRYAQPEQRLASHILVNVPKNATPDQQKAALEKAKKLAAEATPENFAKLAADNSDDLGSKRSGGDLGWLEKGVTTPAFDAALFALKKGDVSKEPILSPDEGYHIIWLRDAREGDAKPFAEVRGQLAGDWAKAEGERLYNEKAGQLADLAERNPGSLDAAAKELGLEIKTSPLFGRNGGEGIPSDPKFIQAAFGDDVVTQGNNSSLVQVGQGDAIVLHLAKHNAAAAQPLAAVKDAVRQRILDQRVDALAKKQADDLIAQLAKGGDVAALAKAPVQTAAGLTRNKLGDAKDVPPAVLREAFSLPRPTPGKAAWSAVRIDNGNYAVVSVDKVTDGDPAKVDKATRDGLRGQMMDAMARAVTMEYVNALRAKAKITVANDRM
- the rnhA gene encoding ribonuclease HI → MTDLVEAFTDGACLGNPGPGGWAALLRTKGIEKMLSGGEPDTTNNRMELMGAISALEALTRPCKVHLMTDSKYVMQGLQEWVPKWRRNGWLTSDKKPVKNQDLWVRLDAATQPHTVTWEWVKGHAGHEENERVDVAARDQAIIYKAKGSVA
- a CDS encoding methyltransferase domain-containing protein, encoding MPTLVSDIYATPHVRKLLAEENRVLTPLLQRCTGDHGLHLTAATGAEPPAIPLLGHWASVRVAGAHLAGDVVASGLEPLPFMDEAFGVVLLRHALETTARQDNLLDEAIRVLEPGGMIAITGIHPLGLWSPWVARQSGRARPRLTWPWWWSQRLVRDDFELSMPRRLGSAWPRAGGAAVGESLIGGGYLLVARKKRPAAVPLRPRAAVVPTPVPGTFASGARRHAREPIP
- the fabV gene encoding enoyl-ACP reductase FabV, yielding MIIQPKVRGFICTTAHPVGCAKNVEEQIAITRASGTFAPGPKKVLVIGSSTGYGLASRITAAFGQGADTLGVFFEKPSSDAKTGTAGWYNAAAFDKLAREAGLFSKSINADAFANETRAKVIEIIKNEMGGKVDLVVYSLASPVRKLPEGTAMGEPGTVVRSALKTVGSPFTASSVDTNKNEVVQATVEPATEQEKKDTVTVMGGEDWALWIDALAEAGVLSDHATTVAYSYIGTELTWPMYRHGTLGLAKEHLESTAHELAKRHAGLHLRSYVGVLKSVVTQASSAIPVIPLYVSMVFKIMKAKGIHEGCIEQINRLFHDRLYRADGQPAATDDKGRVRLDDWELRDDVQSECKALWDVVTTANLWDDTDYAGYKHEFIKLFGFEVAGVDYDADVSADVQWDVVQN